A genomic region of Rhizomicrobium sp. contains the following coding sequences:
- a CDS encoding DUF6886 family protein — MSAALLHFSEDPNIAVFRPHVPASSPDNPPLVWAVDEDHAPGFWFPRACARACCWSAGKPLTEIGRTLLGMGANTRMHAIESGWLERMRACRVYVYRFDPAPFAIHKVPEAGYYAAEEAVTPLSVEPVGDLLALHAAAGIELRIVPNLWPVIDAIAASGLEYSIIRKANALPRASS; from the coding sequence ATGTCCGCCGCGCTTCTCCACTTCTCCGAAGACCCCAACATCGCCGTCTTTCGCCCGCATGTGCCAGCCTCGTCGCCGGACAACCCGCCCCTGGTCTGGGCGGTGGACGAAGACCATGCGCCGGGCTTCTGGTTCCCGCGGGCCTGTGCGCGCGCCTGCTGCTGGTCCGCCGGCAAGCCGCTGACGGAGATCGGCCGCACGCTGCTCGGCATGGGGGCGAATACGCGGATGCATGCGATCGAGAGCGGCTGGCTGGAACGGATGCGCGCCTGCCGCGTCTATGTCTACCGCTTCGATCCGGCGCCGTTCGCGATCCACAAGGTGCCGGAGGCCGGATACTACGCGGCGGAAGAGGCGGTGACGCCGCTGTCGGTCGAGCCGGTCGGCGATCTGCTCGCGCTGCACGCCGCGGCCGGGATCGAGCTGCGCATCGTGCCGAATCTGTGGCCGGTGATCGACGCCATCGCCGCCTCGGGCCTCGAATACTCGATCATCCGGAAGGCGAACGCGTTGCCGCGCGCCAGCTCATGA
- a CDS encoding SOS response-associated peptidase: MCGKFTQGLNDAEDERAASQTVTPMRFADVLRRGANGARETVRMRWGFVPAGAPDQAEYGTKFIHARAETIEVKPTFRDAFHRRRGLVIVDSFNEGKEITPKKTEQYVVTPRGRRTLAIAVIWERWGGSGPVALETFAMVTTPPSALIATITDRMPAVIDDGDWGKWLGEATVDELKAILKPSDLPMDMAKADKPPPPPRPNDQPELF; encoded by the coding sequence ATGTGCGGAAAGTTCACGCAAGGCTTGAACGACGCGGAGGACGAACGCGCCGCCTCGCAGACCGTCACGCCGATGCGGTTCGCGGACGTGCTCAGGCGCGGCGCGAACGGGGCGCGCGAGACGGTGCGCATGCGCTGGGGCTTCGTTCCCGCCGGCGCGCCGGACCAGGCGGAATACGGCACGAAATTCATCCACGCCCGCGCCGAGACCATCGAGGTCAAGCCGACCTTCCGCGACGCGTTCCATCGCCGCCGCGGACTGGTGATCGTGGACTCCTTCAACGAAGGCAAGGAGATCACGCCGAAGAAGACCGAACAGTATGTCGTCACGCCGCGCGGCCGGCGCACGCTCGCCATCGCCGTCATCTGGGAACGCTGGGGTGGGTCGGGACCGGTGGCGCTGGAGACTTTCGCCATGGTGACGACGCCGCCCAGCGCGCTGATCGCGACCATCACGGACCGCATGCCGGCCGTGATCGACGATGGCGACTGGGGTAAATGGCTGGGCGAGGCGACGGTGGACGAATTGAAGGCGATCCTGAAGCCGTCGGACCTGCCGATGGACATGGCGAAAGCCGACAAGCCGCCGCCACCGCCCAGGCCGAACGATCAGCCGGAGCTGTTTTGA
- a CDS encoding ABC-F family ATP-binding cassette domain-containing protein gives MAARQAVLGIDRGGFHFGVTKIFENVSFLLDDARTALVGENGAGKSTLLKCLAGELELSGGQIVKSRGLRVGTVPQEIPEDLADVPVRAMLERALPPDARDDTWRVDVLLDELRIPPDIAEKNFGELSGGWQRLMLIAAAKLGEPDIVVLDEPTNHLDIANINKLEAWLAEDRLPMLIVSHDREFLGRTTTRTIFLRKDGAHAFKVPFAVAREELLQRDATAAKHRHLEEREVKRLEAVAARYKAWGVLNSKFHKKQQATQKRIARIEEDATEVYRPKNRKLELNDEAIDAKVALRLSNLVVKTPDGARTLIAIDRLVIAAGERVALLGPNGSGKSTLLNVLARAYDPDQEHYDGRAAVRFNPATSLVYFDQRMADLPLDISLRDYICDVKTVNNAQAAAILAKAGFPFERLDDKIRKLSYGEQSRLVFLRMKLLKPNFYILDEPTNHLDIEGQEDLEDQLEDSDTTCVFVSHDRYFTRTAATRFLEIRKGRLVEVEDPDAFFDAQAD, from the coding sequence ATGGCAGCGCGACAGGCCGTCCTCGGCATCGACCGGGGCGGCTTTCACTTCGGCGTCACGAAAATCTTCGAGAACGTGTCGTTCCTCCTGGACGACGCGCGGACCGCGCTGGTCGGCGAGAACGGCGCGGGGAAATCCACCCTGCTGAAATGCCTGGCGGGCGAGCTGGAACTGTCCGGCGGACAGATCGTCAAGTCGCGCGGGCTGCGCGTCGGGACCGTGCCGCAGGAAATCCCGGAGGACCTCGCGGATGTACCGGTGCGCGCGATGCTGGAACGTGCCCTGCCGCCCGACGCGCGCGACGACACGTGGCGCGTCGATGTCCTGCTCGACGAGCTGCGCATCCCGCCCGACATCGCGGAGAAGAATTTCGGTGAGCTCTCCGGCGGCTGGCAGCGCTTGATGCTGATCGCCGCCGCCAAGCTCGGCGAACCGGACATCGTGGTGCTGGACGAGCCGACCAACCATCTCGACATCGCGAACATCAACAAGCTCGAGGCCTGGCTGGCGGAGGACCGGCTGCCGATGCTGATCGTCAGCCACGACCGCGAATTCCTCGGCCGCACCACGACGCGCACGATCTTCCTGCGCAAGGACGGCGCCCACGCCTTCAAGGTGCCCTTCGCCGTGGCGCGCGAGGAATTGCTCCAGCGCGACGCCACCGCGGCCAAGCACCGCCATCTGGAGGAGCGCGAGGTCAAGCGGCTGGAGGCGGTCGCCGCCCGCTACAAGGCGTGGGGCGTGCTCAATTCGAAATTCCACAAGAAGCAGCAGGCGACGCAGAAGCGCATCGCGCGCATCGAGGAGGATGCGACCGAGGTCTACCGGCCCAAGAACCGCAAGCTGGAACTGAACGACGAGGCGATCGACGCCAAGGTGGCGCTGCGCCTGTCGAACCTCGTGGTCAAGACGCCGGACGGGGCGCGCACGCTCATCGCCATCGACCGTCTCGTGATCGCCGCCGGCGAGCGCGTGGCGCTGCTCGGCCCCAACGGCAGCGGCAAGTCCACGCTGCTGAACGTGCTGGCGCGCGCCTACGATCCCGACCAGGAGCACTATGACGGCCGTGCGGCGGTGCGGTTCAATCCGGCGACCAGCCTCGTCTATTTCGACCAGCGCATGGCGGATTTGCCGCTCGACATCTCGCTGCGCGACTACATCTGCGACGTGAAGACGGTGAACAACGCCCAGGCGGCGGCGATCCTCGCCAAGGCGGGATTTCCGTTCGAGCGGCTCGACGACAAGATCAGGAAGCTTTCCTATGGCGAGCAGTCGCGGCTGGTGTTCCTGCGCATGAAGCTGCTTAAGCCGAATTTCTACATCCTGGACGAGCCGACCAACCATCTCGACATCGAGGGCCAGGAGGATCTGGAGGACCAGCTCGAAGACTCCGACACGACCTGCGTCTTCGTCAGCCATGACCGCTATTTCACCCGCACCGCGGCGACCCGCTTTCTGGAAATCCGCAAGGGGCGTCTGGTGGAGGTCGAGGACCCCGATGCCTTCTTCGACGCCCAGGCGGATTAG
- a CDS encoding VOC family protein translates to MNLAKPRVDIGLNTNRLAEMLAFWQGLMLVPFDHVLPIRKGQAQHRHDLKGSVLKINHFADPLPRAAPAGYAEILIARPGASDIAVFRDPEGTLACLVPPGTLGIEQIGIKLKVRDLEAHKRFYREALGLLEVPHAHGASFQAGETVFLLEESDDAPDDAAFQGPGFRYITFQVHKCDAEHAHVLAHGGREALKPTTLGTTARISMVRDPDGNWIELSQRAAITGSLE, encoded by the coding sequence ATGAACCTCGCCAAACCCCGTGTCGACATCGGGCTCAACACCAACCGCCTGGCGGAGATGCTCGCCTTTTGGCAGGGCCTGATGCTCGTGCCGTTCGACCATGTGCTGCCGATCCGCAAGGGCCAGGCGCAGCATCGCCACGACCTGAAAGGCTCGGTCCTCAAGATCAATCACTTCGCCGATCCCCTGCCGCGCGCCGCGCCCGCCGGCTACGCCGAGATCCTCATCGCGCGGCCCGGCGCCTCCGACATCGCGGTCTTCCGCGATCCGGAGGGCACGCTGGCCTGCCTCGTGCCGCCCGGCACGCTCGGCATCGAGCAGATCGGCATCAAGCTCAAGGTGCGCGACCTTGAAGCGCACAAGCGCTTCTATCGCGAGGCCCTCGGCCTCTTGGAAGTCCCCCACGCTCACGGCGCGTCGTTTCAGGCGGGCGAAACGGTCTTCCTGCTGGAGGAATCCGACGACGCGCCGGACGACGCGGCGTTCCAAGGCCCCGGCTTCCGCTACATCACCTTCCAGGTCCACAAATGCGACGCCGAGCACGCGCATGTCCTGGCCCATGGCGGGCGCGAGGCACTGAAGCCGACCACGCTCGGCACCACCGCCCGCATCTCCATGGTGCGCGATCCCGACGGCAATTGGATCGAGCTCAGCCAGCGCGCCGCGATCACCGGCTCGCTGGAGTAG
- a CDS encoding aldo/keto reductase — translation METTRLGKSGLKVSRICLGTMTYGSPNWRDWVLGEEEARPFIKRALEAGINFFDTADVYSIGRSEEVVGKALKDFAKRDDIVLATKVCGPMSDDINDRGLSRKHILTGIDNSLRRLGTDYVDLYQIHRFDPTTPIEETVEALNDVVRSGKARYIGASSMFAWQFSKYLHIQEKTGAAKFVSMQNFYNLVYREEEREVLPLCRDAGIGVIPWSPLARGFLAGNRGRDGAAQTTRAKSDANILTPSAFLESDYDIRDRVDALAKEKGVSAAQIALAWLLHQPVVTAPIVGASKMKHLDDAIAAVEVKLTADEVKALSKGYQTRPIIGHQ, via the coding sequence ATGGAAACGACCCGTCTCGGCAAATCCGGTCTCAAGGTTTCTCGCATCTGCCTCGGCACGATGACCTATGGATCGCCCAACTGGCGCGACTGGGTCCTGGGCGAGGAAGAGGCGCGGCCCTTCATCAAGCGCGCGCTGGAGGCCGGCATCAATTTCTTCGATACCGCCGACGTCTATTCGATCGGCCGCAGCGAGGAGGTGGTCGGCAAGGCGCTCAAGGATTTCGCCAAGCGCGACGACATCGTGCTCGCGACCAAGGTCTGCGGCCCAATGAGCGACGACATCAACGACCGCGGCCTGTCGCGCAAGCACATCCTGACGGGCATCGACAACTCGCTGCGCCGGCTCGGCACCGACTATGTCGACCTCTACCAGATCCACCGGTTCGATCCGACGACGCCGATCGAGGAAACGGTCGAGGCGCTGAACGACGTCGTCCGCTCCGGCAAGGCGCGCTATATCGGCGCGTCCTCGATGTTCGCCTGGCAGTTCTCCAAATATCTGCACATCCAGGAGAAGACCGGCGCCGCGAAGTTCGTGTCGATGCAGAATTTCTACAACCTCGTCTACCGCGAGGAGGAGCGCGAGGTTTTGCCGCTCTGCCGCGACGCCGGCATCGGCGTGATCCCGTGGAGCCCGCTGGCGCGCGGCTTCCTGGCCGGCAACCGCGGCCGCGACGGCGCGGCGCAGACGACGCGCGCCAAGTCGGACGCGAACATCCTGACGCCGAGCGCGTTCCTGGAAAGCGACTACGACATCCGCGACCGCGTCGATGCGCTGGCGAAGGAGAAGGGCGTGAGCGCGGCGCAGATCGCGCTCGCCTGGCTGCTGCATCAGCCGGTCGTCACCGCGCCGATCGTCGGCGCCTCGAAGATGAAGCATCTCGACGACGCGATCGCCGCGGTCGAGGTGAAGCTGACGGCCGACGAGGTGAAGGCGCTGTCGAAGGGCTACCAGACGCGGCCGATCATCGGGCACCAGTGA
- a CDS encoding class I SAM-dependent methyltransferase: MSRKEWDGLAKDFEREVCDITRETKTGTIARLVKGLKPSPDKSVLVDLGCGLGTFIARHGHLFREVCGVEHAPRIIARAKKNLGRRDGLRWITASLPPAARKIGRRADLTVCMNVITMPGARTREKMWASIAAVTRKGGHALIVVPSIESDRMVERVAYGTSRAEALAAAPDGLVERGGARQKHFARAELRDLLARHGLRVTKLLRVTYPWQKEGLRKPRNAGARLPWDWLVLAERL; encoded by the coding sequence GTGAGCCGCAAGGAATGGGACGGGCTGGCGAAGGACTTCGAGCGCGAGGTCTGCGACATCACGCGCGAAACGAAAACCGGCACGATCGCGCGCCTTGTAAAGGGCTTGAAGCCGTCGCCGGACAAATCCGTACTGGTCGATCTCGGCTGCGGCCTCGGCACCTTCATCGCGCGCCACGGCCATCTGTTCCGTGAAGTCTGCGGCGTGGAGCATGCGCCCCGCATCATCGCGCGCGCGAAGAAGAATCTCGGCCGCCGCGACGGCCTGAGGTGGATCACGGCGAGCCTGCCGCCGGCGGCGCGCAAGATCGGCCGGCGCGCCGATCTCACCGTCTGTATGAACGTGATCACCATGCCGGGCGCCAGGACGCGCGAGAAGATGTGGGCGAGCATCGCCGCGGTCACGCGCAAGGGCGGCCATGCGCTGATCGTCGTGCCCTCGATCGAATCCGACCGCATGGTGGAGCGCGTCGCCTACGGCACCTCGCGCGCCGAGGCGCTCGCGGCGGCGCCGGACGGGCTGGTCGAGCGCGGCGGCGCGCGGCAGAAGCACTTCGCCCGCGCGGAGCTGCGCGACCTGCTGGCGCGCCACGGCCTGCGCGTCACAAAACTGCTGCGCGTCACTTATCCCTGGCAAAAGGAGGGTCTTCGCAAGCCGCGCAACGCGGGCGCGCGCCTGCCCTGGGACTGGCTGGTGCTGGCCGAGCGGCTGTAG
- a CDS encoding Zn-ribbon domain-containing OB-fold protein → MSETKPAPATRKIAAPAVNTETEKFWKAAEDGKLLYGWCLACGEPHYYPRSFCPFCFSDRVEWREASGAATVYSYSVMYRSPTGPYTIAFVELAEGPRILTNIVDCDFAKIAIDAAVRLVWKPSDGGAPVPFFTLA, encoded by the coding sequence ATGTCGGAGACCAAGCCCGCCCCCGCTACGCGCAAGATCGCCGCACCCGCCGTCAACACCGAGACGGAGAAATTCTGGAAGGCCGCCGAGGACGGCAAGCTGCTCTATGGCTGGTGCCTCGCCTGCGGCGAGCCGCATTACTATCCGCGCAGCTTCTGCCCGTTCTGCTTTTCGGATCGGGTCGAGTGGCGCGAGGCCAGCGGCGCGGCGACGGTCTATTCCTATTCGGTCATGTACCGCTCGCCGACCGGGCCTTACACCATCGCCTTCGTCGAGCTGGCGGAGGGTCCGCGCATCCTGACCAACATCGTCGATTGCGACTTCGCGAAGATCGCAATCGACGCGGCCGTGAGGCTGGTATGGAAGCCGAGCGATGGCGGCGCCCCGGTGCCGTTCTTCACGCTGGCGTAA
- a CDS encoding thiolase domain-containing protein yields MSIKGKAYVMGAFEHPTREAPDKSTPQLHAECMRGALADAGLTKDDIDGYFCAGDAPGFGALSMADYLGLRKLRHVDSTETGGSSYILHVGHAAEAIAAGKCSVALITLAGKPRTSPPGGGPRGSSGFAAAPEAGFENPYGGTTHNTYGMCAVRHMHEFGTTSEQLAWIKVAASHHAQWNPHAFLKDVVTVEDVVNSPMIATPLHRLDCCVVTDGGGALIVTSPEVARRLNRPRVKVIGAGEAPKGTYGGKVDLTFSGAAWSGPKAFAEAGVTPADIKYASIYDSFTITVLMQLEDLGFCAKGKGGAFVADGNLISGVGKLPFNTDGGGLCNNHPTNRGGITKVIEAVRQLRGEAHPKVQVKNCDLAIAHGTGGSLGTRHGSATLILERE; encoded by the coding sequence ATGAGCATCAAGGGCAAGGCCTATGTCATGGGCGCGTTCGAGCATCCGACGCGCGAAGCCCCCGACAAATCGACGCCGCAGCTTCACGCCGAATGCATGCGCGGCGCCCTCGCCGATGCCGGCCTGACCAAGGACGACATCGACGGCTATTTCTGCGCCGGCGACGCGCCGGGCTTCGGCGCCCTGTCGATGGCGGACTATCTGGGCCTGCGCAAGCTCCGCCATGTCGATTCCACCGAGACCGGCGGGTCGTCCTACATCCTGCATGTCGGCCATGCGGCCGAAGCGATCGCGGCGGGCAAATGCTCGGTGGCGCTGATCACGCTGGCCGGCAAGCCGCGCACCTCGCCGCCCGGCGGCGGACCGCGCGGCAGCAGCGGCTTCGCGGCGGCGCCGGAAGCCGGTTTCGAGAATCCCTATGGCGGCACGACGCACAACACCTACGGCATGTGCGCGGTGCGCCACATGCACGAATTCGGCACGACCAGCGAGCAGCTCGCCTGGATCAAGGTCGCCGCGAGCCATCACGCGCAGTGGAACCCGCATGCCTTCCTGAAAGACGTCGTGACGGTGGAAGACGTGGTGAACTCGCCGATGATCGCCACGCCGCTGCATCGGCTCGATTGCTGCGTCGTCACCGATGGCGGCGGCGCGCTGATCGTGACCAGCCCGGAGGTCGCCAGGCGGCTGAACCGGCCGCGGGTGAAAGTGATCGGCGCGGGCGAGGCGCCCAAGGGCACCTATGGCGGCAAGGTCGATCTCACCTTCTCCGGCGCGGCGTGGAGCGGGCCCAAGGCCTTCGCCGAGGCCGGCGTGACGCCCGCCGACATCAAATACGCCTCGATCTACGACAGCTTCACGATCACCGTCCTGATGCAGCTCGAGGATCTCGGCTTCTGCGCCAAGGGCAAGGGCGGCGCCTTCGTCGCCGACGGCAATCTCATTTCCGGCGTCGGCAAGCTGCCCTTCAATACGGACGGTGGAGGACTCTGCAACAACCATCCGACCAATCGCGGCGGCATCACCAAGGTGATCGAGGCGGTGCGCCAATTGCGCGGCGAAGCCCATCCCAAGGTGCAGGTGAAGAATTGCGATCTCGCCATCGCGCACGGCACGGGCGGTTCGCTCGGCACACGCCACGGTTCGGCGACGCTGATCCTGGAACGGGAGTAG
- a CDS encoding Kdo hydroxylase family protein: MEPISTFDIARWGGPFDDATRAAAQDALESGQVLYFPKLPFTVGNSENTLLTDALSNGRAKNISRDPDGAVQGDAGSAEDRVALSAMMGRFAAQVRALVLSLFPGFEPSIEQARTSYRPVEIAGRSYSPRNDDKRLHLDAFPTRPQRGRRILRVFSNIHPMGGARVWHVGEPFEDVAKKYAAKVRKPLPLEPWLFELLGVTRGRRSAYDYLMLGLHDGAKLDLDYQKNAPQLEFAFPAGTSWMCFTDQAMHAALSGQFALEQTFHLPIAALSHPERSPLKVLERMTGRALV, translated from the coding sequence ATGGAACCGATCTCGACCTTCGACATCGCCCGCTGGGGCGGGCCGTTCGACGATGCCACCCGCGCCGCCGCGCAGGACGCGCTGGAAAGCGGCCAGGTGCTCTATTTCCCCAAGCTGCCCTTCACCGTCGGCAACAGCGAGAACACGCTCCTGACCGACGCGCTGTCCAACGGCCGCGCCAAGAACATCAGCCGCGATCCCGACGGCGCCGTGCAGGGCGACGCCGGCTCGGCGGAAGACCGCGTCGCCTTGTCGGCGATGATGGGCCGCTTCGCCGCCCAGGTCCGCGCGCTGGTCCTGTCGCTGTTTCCGGGCTTCGAGCCGAGCATCGAGCAGGCGCGCACCAGCTATCGCCCGGTCGAGATCGCCGGCCGCTCCTATTCGCCGCGCAACGACGACAAGCGGCTGCATCTCGACGCCTTCCCGACGCGGCCGCAGCGCGGGCGGCGCATCCTGCGCGTGTTCTCCAACATCCATCCGATGGGCGGGGCGCGGGTCTGGCATGTCGGCGAGCCGTTCGAGGACGTCGCGAAGAAATACGCCGCCAAGGTGCGCAAGCCGCTGCCCCTGGAGCCCTGGCTGTTTGAGCTTCTCGGCGTCACGCGCGGCCGGCGCAGCGCCTATGACTATCTGATGCTCGGCCTGCATGACGGCGCCAAGCTGGACCTCGACTACCAGAAGAACGCGCCCCAGCTGGAGTTCGCCTTCCCCGCCGGCACGAGCTGGATGTGCTTCACCGACCAGGCGATGCACGCGGCGCTGTCCGGCCAGTTCGCGCTGGAGCAGACCTTCCACCTTCCCATCGCGGCCCTCTCCCACCCCGAGCGCTCGCCGCTGAAGGTGCTGGAGCGGATGACGGGCCGCGCGCTGGTGTAA
- a CDS encoding alpha/beta hydrolase: MSKDAPELSATRRSLLIGAAATTGLLAAGFPMAASSSPSATPGENTMDWVKTSDGVDIFYKDWGPRDAQPIVFSHGWPLSADDWDAQLLFFLNHGYRVIAHDRRGHGRSSQVSFGHDMDHYADDLAAVTAHLDLKKAVHIGHSTGGGEVARYIGRHGESRVAKAILISAVPPLMVKTAANPGGLPKSVFDDLQAQLAANRTEFYLQLASGPFYGFNRPGAKVLQSVIWNWWRQGMMGGAKAHYDGIVAFSQTDFTDDLKKFTVPTLVTAGDDDQIVPYKDASVLTAKIVKNATLKIYPGFPHGMCTTEAATINPDLLAFIKS, translated from the coding sequence ATGTCGAAAGATGCGCCGGAACTTTCCGCCACGCGGCGCAGTCTTCTGATCGGCGCCGCCGCCACGACCGGCCTTCTCGCCGCGGGTTTTCCGATGGCGGCCTCTTCGTCCCCCTCTGCAACTCCAGGAGAAAACACCATGGATTGGGTCAAGACTTCGGACGGCGTGGACATCTTTTACAAGGATTGGGGCCCGCGCGACGCCCAGCCCATCGTGTTCAGCCATGGCTGGCCGCTCTCGGCCGACGACTGGGACGCGCAGCTTCTGTTCTTCCTCAACCACGGCTATCGCGTGATCGCGCATGACCGGCGCGGCCACGGACGCTCGTCGCAGGTCAGCTTCGGCCACGACATGGACCACTACGCCGACGATCTCGCGGCGGTGACCGCCCATCTCGACCTCAAGAAGGCGGTCCATATCGGCCATTCGACCGGCGGCGGCGAAGTCGCCCGCTATATCGGCCGTCACGGCGAAAGCCGCGTCGCCAAGGCGATCCTGATCAGCGCGGTGCCGCCGCTGATGGTGAAGACCGCGGCCAATCCCGGCGGCCTGCCCAAATCGGTGTTCGACGATCTGCAGGCGCAGCTCGCCGCCAATCGCACGGAGTTCTACCTCCAGCTGGCGTCTGGCCCATTCTACGGCTTCAACCGGCCGGGCGCGAAGGTGCTGCAATCGGTGATCTGGAACTGGTGGCGCCAGGGCATGATGGGCGGCGCCAAGGCCCACTATGACGGCATCGTCGCGTTCTCGCAGACCGACTTCACCGACGACCTGAAGAAGTTCACCGTGCCGACGCTGGTGACGGCCGGCGACGACGACCAGATCGTGCCCTACAAGGATGCCTCGGTCCTGACCGCCAAGATCGTGAAGAATGCCACGCTGAAGATCTATCCCGGCTTCCCGCATGGCATGTGCACGACGGAAGCGGCGACGATCAACCCGGACCTGCTGGCCTTCATCAAGTCCTAG
- a CDS encoding SDR family NAD(P)-dependent oxidoreductase encodes MDRLKGKVAIVSGAASGIGRASAKLFAAEGASVVAVDRVDGVHDTVKAIKEAGGTALGLVADVSKEEDAARYVDTAVKEFGKLDAIYANAGVSGGGQPPFFELTAEHWRQVLDVNLIGVFLAIKHAARVMVPNKKGSIVCTASVAGIRSGAGGGPYSASKAGVINLVTTAANYLTGTNIRVNAICPGIIETGMTKPIFDYAKQRGTEDRIGQLNPLKRYGHPEEIAYTALFLASDEASYVNGQHLAVDGGLTSSMPVTGRIGR; translated from the coding sequence ATGGATCGGTTGAAGGGCAAGGTCGCCATCGTCTCGGGCGCCGCCAGCGGTATCGGGCGGGCCAGCGCCAAGCTGTTCGCGGCGGAAGGCGCGTCGGTCGTCGCGGTCGATCGCGTCGACGGCGTGCACGACACGGTGAAGGCGATCAAGGAGGCCGGCGGCACGGCGCTCGGCCTCGTCGCCGACGTGTCAAAGGAGGAAGACGCCGCGCGCTATGTCGATACGGCGGTGAAGGAATTCGGCAAGCTTGACGCGATCTATGCCAATGCCGGCGTCTCGGGTGGCGGCCAGCCGCCGTTCTTCGAGCTGACCGCCGAGCACTGGCGCCAGGTGCTGGACGTGAACCTGATCGGCGTGTTCCTCGCCATCAAGCACGCGGCGCGGGTGATGGTGCCGAACAAGAAGGGCTCGATCGTGTGCACCGCGTCGGTCGCCGGCATCCGCTCGGGCGCGGGCGGCGGGCCTTACTCCGCCTCGAAGGCGGGCGTGATCAACCTCGTGACGACGGCGGCGAACTATCTGACCGGCACGAATATCCGCGTGAACGCGATATGCCCCGGCATCATCGAGACCGGCATGACCAAGCCGATCTTCGACTACGCCAAGCAGCGCGGCACGGAAGACCGCATCGGCCAGCTCAATCCGCTGAAGCGCTACGGCCATCCCGAGGAGATCGCCTATACCGCCCTGTTCCTGGCGAGCGACGAGGCGAGCTACGTCAACGGCCAGCACCTCGCGGTGGATGGCGGGTTGACGAGCTCGATGCCGGTCACCGGCCGGATCGGCCGGTGA
- a CDS encoding MlaE family lipid ABC transporter permease subunit, whose protein sequence is MSTALDATDARARFRMERKPRLLRLIAEGVWTTPDAARLDAQLRAVDLGDAPDAEIDGSALERIDSAGAWLLVRTKRQWEDRGKRVAPIKIPAMYDTLLHAVEHEHTAPPVIIHNRHTFLAFVTRVGMATVGGLKQGVGILGYIGRVTVEVSEAIYHPRGNLRVAALVHQVEETGLNALPIVGLLSFLIGVVLAYQGADQLKRFGAEVFTINLLGVGLLRELGGLVTAIIVAGRSGSAFTAQIGTMRVNEEIDAMQTIGINTVDALVLPRVIGLVIALPFLTLYADIMGLLGGAMMCYFDLGITIPVFTRQLHDAISINTFMVGMIKAPVFAFIIALVGCFEGLQVERNAASVGQLTTRSVVESIFLVIVIDAGFSIMFSILGI, encoded by the coding sequence ATGAGCACCGCCCTCGACGCCACCGACGCGCGTGCCCGATTCCGCATGGAGCGGAAACCGCGGCTGCTCCGCCTCATCGCCGAGGGCGTGTGGACGACCCCCGACGCCGCCCGGCTGGACGCCCAGCTTCGCGCCGTCGATCTGGGCGACGCGCCCGACGCGGAGATCGACGGCTCGGCGCTGGAACGGATCGACAGCGCCGGTGCCTGGCTCCTGGTGCGCACCAAGCGGCAATGGGAGGATCGCGGCAAGCGCGTCGCGCCGATCAAGATCCCGGCGATGTACGACACGCTGCTGCACGCGGTCGAGCACGAACACACCGCCCCGCCCGTCATCATCCACAACCGCCACACCTTCCTCGCCTTCGTCACCCGGGTCGGCATGGCGACGGTGGGCGGCCTCAAGCAGGGCGTCGGCATCCTGGGCTATATCGGCCGCGTCACGGTCGAGGTCAGCGAGGCGATCTATCATCCGCGCGGCAATCTGCGCGTCGCGGCGCTGGTGCACCAGGTCGAGGAGACCGGCCTGAACGCGCTGCCCATCGTGGGGCTGCTGTCCTTCCTGATCGGCGTGGTGCTCGCCTATCAGGGCGCCGACCAGCTCAAGCGCTTCGGGGCGGAGGTCTTCACCATCAACCTGCTGGGCGTCGGCCTTCTGCGCGAGCTCGGCGGCCTCGTCACCGCGATCATCGTCGCCGGCCGTTCCGGCTCGGCCTTCACCGCCCAGATCGGCACCATGCGCGTCAACGAAGAGATCGACGCGATGCAGACCATCGGCATCAACACGGTGGACGCCCTCGTCCTGCCGCGCGTCATCGGCCTCGTCATCGCGCTGCCGTTCCTCACGCTCTACGCCGACATCATGGGCCTGCTCGGCGGCGCGATGATGTGCTATTTCGACCTCGGCATCACCATTCCGGTGTTCACGCGCCAGCTTCACGACGCCATCAGCATCAACACCTTCATGGTCGGCATGATCAAGGCGCCGGTCTTCGCCTTCATCATCGCCCTGGTCGGCTGCTTCGAGGGCCTGCAGGTCGAGCGCAACGCCGCCAGCGTCGGCCAGCTCACCACCCGCTCGGTGGTCGAATCCATCTTCCTGGTGATCGTGATCGACGCCGGCTTCTCGATCATGTTCTCCATATTGGGGATATGA